ATAAAAAAAGTCTTCGAATTTCCTTGCCAAAATAGAGAAAGTGTGATAACATAGTACGGTATGTGGTGCTAGCACATCCGCTATATTAGATCTAATAGGAGGAAAACACAATGGCTAAAGTATGTTACTTTACAGGTCGTAAGACTGTATCAGGAAACAACCGTTCACACGCGATGAACCAAACAAAACGTGCCGTAAAACCAAACCTTCAAAAAGTTACTGTTCTTATCGATGGTAAACCTAAAAAAGTTTGGGCTTCAGCTCGTGCTTTGAAATCAGGTAAAGTTGAACGCGTTTAATAAAAATGAAAAGACCGCTTAGGTCTTTTTCTTTTGCTCTAAGGATAAAACCATTTGAAAAATAGAGTAAATATCCGCAGATACAGCATTCTGCTTTTACACTTGGGCTGAAATATGATAAAATAGAGTATCAACTAGTTGAGGTAAAAAAAATGACTGTAAAAATTAATACAAAAGATGGTCAAATCGAACTGACAGATGAAGTGATTGCAACCGTAGTAGGTGGTGCAGCAACTGAGATTTTTGGTGTGGTCGGTATGGCTAGTAAAAATGCCCTCAAAGATAATTTCCAAGCCCTTCTTGGTAAGGAAAATTATTCAAAAGGTGTAGTCGTTAAAGCAGCTGAAGACGGTAGCATTGCAGTTGATGTTTATACCGTGTTGAGCTACGGAACAAAGATTAGTGAAGTCTCAAAAAACATCCAAGAGCGTGTTCGTTTTAGTTTGGAAAACCAACTAGGAATTACTGCTCAGACTGTGAATGTCTACATTCAAAATATCAAAGTTGTAGGAGAATAATCGTGTCAAAAATTACTACCAGCTTATTTCAAGAGATGGTGCAGGCTGCATCAACTCGTTTGAATAAGCAAGCAGAATATGTCAATTCATTAAATGTCTTTCCAGTTCCAGATGGAGATACCGGGACAAACATGGGAATGACCATCGAAAATGGTGCCAAAGAAGTAGCAGACAAGCCGGCTTCTACAGTAGGAGAAGTGGCGAGCATTCTTGCTAAGGGGCTCTTGATGGGTGCGCGTGGGAACTCAGGGGTTATCACTTCTCAGCTCTTCCGTGGCTTCTCTCAGGCTATCAAGGAAAAAGATGAATTAACAGGTCAAGACTTGGCTCTTGCCTTTCAATCTGGTGTCGAAGTAGCTTATAAAGCGGTTATGAAACCAGTTGAAGGGACCATTTTGACTGTTTCTCGTGGTGCGGCCATTGGGGCTAAGAAAAAAGCCGAGGAGACAGATGATGCTGTTGAGGTCATGCGTGCAGCCTTGGAAGGCGCGAAAGCAGCTTTGGCTAAGACACCAGAAATGCTTCCAGTTTTGAAAGAAGTTGGTGTTGTGGACTCAGGTGGTCAAGGTTTGGTCTTCATCTACGAAGGATTCCTTTCAGCTCTTACTGGTGAATACAGTGCTTCTGAAGACTTTGTAGCGACTCCTGCTAACATGAGTGAAATGATCAATGCAGAGCACCACAAGTCTGTAGCAGGTCATGTGGCAACTGAGGATATTACCTTCGGTTACTGTACGGAGATCATGGTAGCCCTCAAACAAGGTCCAACTTATTCTAAGGACTTTGACTATGATGAATTCCGTAACTACTTGAATGACTTAGGCGACTCACTGCTTGTTGTC
This window of the Streptococcus sp. D7B5 genome carries:
- a CDS encoding DAK2 domain-containing protein codes for the protein MSKITTSLFQEMVQAASTRLNKQAEYVNSLNVFPVPDGDTGTNMGMTIENGAKEVADKPASTVGEVASILAKGLLMGARGNSGVITSQLFRGFSQAIKEKDELTGQDLALAFQSGVEVAYKAVMKPVEGTILTVSRGAAIGAKKKAEETDDAVEVMRAALEGAKAALAKTPEMLPVLKEVGVVDSGGQGLVFIYEGFLSALTGEYSASEDFVATPANMSEMINAEHHKSVAGHVATEDITFGYCTEIMVALKQGPTYSKDFDYDEFRNYLNDLGDSLLVVNDDEIVKVHVHTEDPGLVMQEGLKYGSLIKVKVDNMRNQHEAQVEKEATQGNKPAETKEYALIAVVAGQGLADIFRAQGVDYVIEGGQTMNPSTEDFIKAVEQVNARNIIFLPNNKNIFMAAQSAAEVLEQPAVVVEARTIPQGLTSLLAFDPSKSIEENKERMTAALGDVISGSVTTAVRDTTIDGLAIHENDNLGMVDGKILVSNPDMHQTLTETLKHMLDEDSEIVTFYVGEDGSEELANEIAQEIAEEFEDVEVEIHQGQQPVYPYLFSVE
- a CDS encoding Asp23/Gls24 family envelope stress response protein, which produces MTVKINTKDGQIELTDEVIATVVGGAATEIFGVVGMASKNALKDNFQALLGKENYSKGVVVKAAEDGSIAVDVYTVLSYGTKISEVSKNIQERVRFSLENQLGITAQTVNVYIQNIKVVGE
- the rpmB gene encoding 50S ribosomal protein L28 gives rise to the protein MAKVCYFTGRKTVSGNNRSHAMNQTKRAVKPNLQKVTVLIDGKPKKVWASARALKSGKVERV